In a genomic window of Scheffersomyces stipitis CBS 6054 chromosome 4, complete sequence:
- a CDS encoding predicted protein, producing the protein YTIFLLLHSLFTLVAPTWYWKEHKVCDPSSSNMVPSTGFKINRQYKISGLFPPFSMHFIQISHCDHGQVDYQKVKRTMSSTDIDWDKPFCMLKPKLGDVLSLPPEDTVENLLPGNNGTISGYSEIPNSRLERFGQFVRNKFDKALESLTAGKRIQYKGNIAYHHLEDIKQADPQSSFEWESRNLVCYKMARRKKYAKRDVSFYMPNTFVGGLFECPVSAQQKKTLFQQFGNEDFLKSLDFDCDSSLARPILPLIAQDSTQQWIDTNFKDFLNPSIVQTIPYLATASPWNLRFSLSNTADMNSDTWATKIDVNEQYVYSESEVHVISRAVAVSADYLNRIISPIDINKFSQRYNNWLSKSQQWENPILEEGDMTKIMSSLSFDQRLQLIISSKTRKVAMEQIQKLQDLWDQLQ; encoded by the coding sequence TACACCATTTTTCTCTTGCTCCACTCTCTTTTCACATTAGTTGCCCCAACATGGTACTGGAAAGAGCACAAAGTATGTGATCCTAGTCTGCTGAACATGGTACCTTCTACTGggttcaagatcaacagACAATACAAGATCAGTGGTTTATTTCCTCCTTTCAGTATGCATTTCATACAAATTTCACATTGTGACCATGGGCAAGTTGACTACCAGAAAGTAAAAAGAACCATGTCCAGCACAGACATAGACTGGGATAAGCCCTTCTGTATGCTCAAGCCTAAGTTGGGAGATGTACTATCTTTACCACCCGAAGACACAGTAGAGAACTTGTTGCCTGGAAATAATGGTACGATTTCTGGATATTCAGAAATTCCTAATAGTCGTTTAGAGCGTTTTGGTCAGTTTGTGAGGAATAAATTTGACAAGGCATTGGAATCGTTGACTGCGGGCAAGAGAATCCAGTATAAGGGGAATATAGCTTACCACCATTTAGAGGATATCAAACAAGCTGATCCGCAATCTTCCTTTGAATGGGAATCACGAAACCTAGTTTGCTACAAGATGGCTCGACGAAAGAAGTATGCCAAGAGAGATGTTTCTTTCTACATGCCAAATACTTTTGTAGGAGGACTTTTTGAATGTCCTGTTCTGGcacaacagaagaagactttgtTCCAACAGTTTGGCAATGAAGATTTTCTCAAAAGccttgattttgattgtGATAGTTCTTTGGCCAGACCAATTCTACCCTTGATTGCTCAAGATAGTACTCAACAATGGATAGATACcaatttcaaagattttCTTAACCCTTCGATCGTCCAGACGATACCTTACTTGGCCACAGCTTCTCCATGGAATCTACGGTTTTCCCTTAGTAACACAGCTGACATGAATAGCGACACATGGGCAACCAAAATCGATGTTAATGAACAGTATGTCTATTCTGAGCTGGAGGTGCATGTTATATCTCGTGCAGTGGCTGTTTCTGCCGATTACTTGAACAGAATCATCTCTCCTATTGATATCAACAAGTTTCTGCAGAGATATAATAACTGGCTCTCTAAGTCCCAGCAATGGGAGAATCCTATTTTAGAAGAAGGTGATATGACCAAGATCATGCTGAGCCTCTCATTTGACCAAAGGTTGCAGCTCATTATCTCAAGCAAGACCAGGAAGGTTGCCATGGAACAAATACAGAAGCTTCAGGACTTGTGGGATCAACTACAA